The window GGCAATGATGAGGGAGACGAGGACGGCGTCCGCTGCCAGCAGAGCAAGAGCGAATGCCGCTTTGGGGTTGTTGAACCCGAAAGCTCCAAGAGGGTCAGTTCTTGAAGGGTGTTTCGATCTGCGCGGAGGACGGAGCTCAGGCGGAGATGGGGACGCCATTGCTGAattcttcatcttcctcttGGCTCTGTTGCGACGGAGGTCGCCGGATGGGAAGAAAGCCCCTCCGACCGATCGTCGAAAAAGAAGCGTCTTCTTGGGGAAATTCTATTTCGCACCCCACAAGTTCTTTTTATGACAACTTTGCTCCCTAAACTTCTTCAACTGTCAATTTACACCCTGTCATGTTAGAGCAATTTGGACATTGCAATTTGAACCACTAAATATCCTGCATAGCACGATTTCAGCCTACGTACCTTGCCACGTACTCAtcgatgagaaaaaaatatatattttagtagtgataattaaaattttttaaagcaAAACTGTTGTACTGACCAAAATATCATGTACTTAGACCTCATTAATTATCCAAGACTTTAGGCTTCCTTCGAAGAGCCATGAGATCGTTCAAGGACAAAAGGTCCTTCTCGTCAGAGAAGCGACTCCTTAGGAAGTATcttgagaagaagaaaaagaactcAAGAGGCGATCTTGAGTACCCTATAAACTCGTAAGACATCAATGACAACTATTACTTCATTGTGCATGTTGAACCAAGCACATATAAATGCAGAGCAAATGAAGTAGCTGACAGTGAGAAGGGCCGAACttgaattttggatataagtcagTGACAATAACAATTAGAAGAGGAAGGGAAGCTCTCAGAATGGGGACCTACTTTGCCTACGTCCTAGAAGAGTATACTTTTTACCACAAAATAGACAAAAACCTATCTCGTTTTAAGGGTGTCTCATCCTCTTAAAATGGTTATTGTCACCGGAGGCTTGCttattcaaaattcaaatttggcCTTCCTCACTGTCCCCTCATAATTTGGCCTACTTTAATTGGTGCCCGATCAGCATGCAAAGAGAAGTAAAAGtggctatttttttttcccctagcATGATCGAAACATGCTCCTCGAGCATATTGAGAGAACAGTGATCCCCAAGGGCGAGCTTTGTCAAGATTCATTAACATCTCACGAGTCTATAGGATTATCAAGATCAACTCCCCCTAGCAAGATACTTATTGCGAAGTTACATCTCAGATGGGAAGAACCTGAGTCCCATAATAACCTCATGGCTACAAAAGGAAGCCAGAGTCTTGGATATAGTGGTAGGTGTTTCAACCATCCATTTCACTAGGACCCTAAGGGAAAAATGCTAGTGTATGTAAAGATTATAGGAGAGCTTCGTGAGAGGGAAAGAGAGGATGAAGATTGGTTGATGGTTTGAATGAAGAAATTTAGTGGGTGGTGGGGGGGCTTTTATAGTGATAGGAAGGAGTTGGATGATATATCTGTAGTAAGTGAAAGGAAGTTCACCAGCCTTATATGTCTTGCATTCATTAGTCCGCATGACTTTTTCATTTCGTTGTTATTTATAAGATCGCATTACCAGATTGAAACTCACCTTgtacaaattaaattatatcaCTCAATAAATGAACACACGTGAatctttttatgtttttgagCCGGTATTAAGAAATAGAATTTTCACTCGTGCATCGAGTTAGGATTTTATCTCTAGCCTTAATAAATGAACACACATAATTTCAATATTCAtaattctttatatttttgaagcactaagaaagaaaaatttaccTCGTGTATTGAGTTAGGACTTTATGCTCTAGCCTCAGTAAAATGATAGCTCTCTGTTACATcttattttatctatatttgtttatttgattCAAGAACAGTACTTTTGCGAGATTATCTATGGTAACACGTAGATGTCGACAGTTAAATCCTATTCGCCATTAATTTTAgagttttaatttatattttttaatccttcaatttttttattagattttcctagtaaagtataaccgaaattaaaaattagctATTATACATGAATCAATAATTCAGTACGTAATTGAACTATGACCATGCGATTAAACCAGATGAAGTAACTGCCTTAAGAAAGAATAACATTGTACATCCCAAAATTCggttattttctcaattttatctcaTTATTTAAAAACCTTCAGAGGCATCTTAACGTTTTACTTTTattccaaatctatcttaCCATCAATTTTTTGtccaaaatttacaaaaaaccTGATGTGGCACCATTTATGGAAGGCACATTACtatatttctcaattttttgtcTTGGAAGCACCCGAATGCGTTGTCCATCGTGGGAGCTCCAATTGTTAATCCTTGGATCGTTGTTAAGTGTTTTCTCGATTATTCAGATAATTGGTGTGTTTGGCCTTTTTGAGTTgagattttaactcaacttaactcaatTTTgggaataagaaaatataaaaaataattattataaatgttgaaaaatatgtggatgtgtaagaatatatatatgtatgtatgtttatataaatataaagtagatacaaaattcattattaaaaaattgattataaaaatggttaaaaaaatatgattaagatattacaattaaaagaaagaaaaagacaaaatagtaATAGCTGTAATGTTGAATTTGTGGAAGAATATAGTTGAGTTGGATAgaggaaaatttttattttaaaaccaaacaagtcaTAATTTCTTTGAAAAACAATCCAAGTATttcaatatttcaattttttaatacaatcataacaattaattttatattacaaATCACAAAAAAGTATTAAAAGTCTTCTATAAGACTACTTTTTATTTCccaataaatattaattttttttaatatatctcGATCTCAAGAATCTATTTATCTatatgggtaaattgcaccggtggtccaaaatgttgcatgaatgtttcaaattggtccaaaatatttttttggtaacttgttggtacaaaaagtttcaaaactgTTTTAATATAGTACATTCCGTCAAATTCCCTTGACGCCTTTAACATTTTGTTGACGTGGCGAGTcatatgtgtcacttttgacacgtggaaccaatcacagtgcgccacgtcatttaagagaaaataaaatttgaaaaagtctaataaaaatacaaaaaataatttaaaatagtaaaatttagaaaaaattaaaaaattattttaaaattttaaaaataattttaaattttaaaaacttttaaaaataattttaaacttttaattttaaattaaaatttaaaataatttttattattttaaatttaaaattatttttaaaaacatttaaaaataaaaaaataatttaaaatttttaaaaataattttagaaataattaaattttttttaaaataatttaaatttttttaaaataatttaaatgttttttatttttaaaaaattttaaaataattttttattttttttttttactattttttgtattatttttattggattttttgaaattttattttctcttaaatgacgtagCGCATTGTGATTATGTTTCACGTgtcaaaagtgacacataggacgcgccacgtcagcaaaatgttaaccgCGTCAGGggaaattgacggaatgtactatattgaaacagttttaaaactttttgtaccaacaagttaccaaaaaaatattttggactaACTTGAAACATTTATGAAACCTTTTGGACCACTGGTGCAATTTACacttatctatatatatataaaagcgaAAAATTGCTTCCAAGACACTTCGTTCACGAGACCTGTGGTTATTTATCTCTTCACATGTTCAGAACATTATATCAATCCATCTCCTCTAATTTTCCCTTTCAAGTACATTGTATTTTGGGCCGATGTTTCCAAAGTCTCAACTCATGGTTATTTGCCTCTACGCAAGTTCGAAACTTTGTATCGATCCATCTTCACCAATTAATTTCCCTTTCAAGTATATTGTATTCCCGTCACTTAAtttcccctttcttttcttcccctcaactttccaattttattaaatttttacacACCCGAGCAACGGGCAAATCTAAACCTAGCAATATATAAACCTCCATTTACTAACCTCCAGCTTGTGATTGAGTGTAGTTCGAGTCGtgatttaaattaattttttcgaaaaaactATTcacatatttcaaattttcaattttaatgcaatcataataattaattttatattaaaatcataaataaatattacaagtcttttacaaaacttttttttattttcctaaatattaaaatttttactgTAACTCAATCTTTAAATAATTTctctttatatattaaataattatattttattaatttttctaattagcCGCGCAACGTCATAGTTGTACTTATTTTCTCATAAATTGTTTAAGGCATCTTTCTCTGGCCCAACCCTATCTCGACAAGCACACAATACGTCGGCCGAGACAAATTGACAATGAAACATCATCTAATAATTACAAACTGATCCAAACAAATCTctatcctttttttcttttgctttttcacTGTGTGAATTGGTACTCGGCAATCTAATGAGCTTtgatcaattcaattcaagctAAGTTAGTTGACTATAAAAGAAAACTTttccaattaaaatttttcttcattcataattataaaaatcgaATATcagaccttatttaaggatAATAGCGAAttaactttattttctttttctttttctttttgaaggCTTCAAGCTTTCATTTTCTCCACCTCCGAGTGGTGGTGGCAATGGCCGCCTCCCACGTGTACGGCCTCCTGTCCACTCCCCGCCGTCCCCGCCGCCCACGCGTCCTTCCTCCTCCACCGGATTGAGCCGACATCTCCGCCACTCTCTATTTATCTCTGCCTCCCTCTCTTTCCACTTTTATCAAACCCCGTTTGGCCATTTCGTTCAgtaaaatagagagagagtagCTTTCCATTTTCAACCTCGTTTCCCATAGCTCCTTCTTTCAGCTTCATTCCCTTCTTTGATTGATAGCAATGGCCTCTCAAGACCTCAAACAGCGCATCAGAGACGAACCCGATGCCACCGCCAcagccgccgccgccgccgatATTAATGACAAGGCCTCCCACAGGCCGGGCAGGAAGAAGGCCATGGCCAAACGCGGCCTCCGGTCTCTCGCCGTAGCCGTCGCCCTCCCACTGGCGCTCACCGCCCTCGACATCTCCTTCTTCGGCTCCGACCCTGCCTCCCGGAAGCACCTCCGGTTCCCTCCCCTGTGGGCGCTGCACGCCACGTGCCTCGTCTCGAGCATGCTCCTGGGACTCTCTGCGTGGCTTGTCTGGGCCGAGGGTGGCTTCCATAGGAAGCCCGAGGCCTTAGCCCTCTATGCAGCCGTCCTCGGCCTCGGTCTGGGTTGGGACCCGATAGTGTTTGGGGCGGGCGCCAGCAAGCTCGGACTTGTGGTGGCACTGGCTTTGTTCGGGAGCTTGTTCGGGTGCTACAAGAAGTTCAAGGAGGTGAGCACGATAGCCGGGGACCTGGTGAAGCTGTGCTTCGCGTGGGCCGGCTTCGTGTGTATTGTGAATCTCAAGCTTGTTGCTATGTGATGACACATATATGAGTAAAGAGCGGATGGGTACGTCTTTGCGCATGTTGCTACCTTAGGAAAAGGTCTTGTAAGTATATAAAGCGAGGACGCGATGTATTTAGGGTGTATCACTTCATACACGTACATACATAAATTTAGAATATGTTAGTTGCttgttttgtttatataaGGTTTCGTGTTTTCCTCTGGCAGTTGAGCTAGATAGTCAGATCTTTGAGAAATATGTGAACGCTTTCATGTTCGAATATATTTCGAATCAATGGATGTTCGAGAATTATGTGATCAAAGCTCGACGGACAAAGTTTTAGGATTCAGCATTTATACAGCAGTTCTTCTCTGACTTGCCTTGAACTCAAAGATTCTTGGAAAAAAGGAATTGGTGATTGATCCACAAAGAATGCAGTTGtttgataaaaagaaaaagtgaagCAAGGCCACAAGTCATTCTAACGTTTCTCTTTTCCCAAACAAGACATTGATCCACtggatttcgatattactctATAACATATGAACCAAATATCGCCTCAACACATGATTTTATCAGGATATTGGGTCGTGCATCTTTCTTCGATTGACTAAGGATTAATGTCTACTCGACTCGAGCCAACTTCCTTAAGGTTAGGGAGATTCTTCTCTTCTGCTCAAGTTCCTGCCCATCCCAAACCTGAAACCCGGGTTTGCGGTTTATTTCGTGCTTCCAACCGTACCGAGCTTCTCCTGACATTATGACTAATGAACCCGGACTTAAATATACGGGCACCTTTGATGGCACGGGATGAACATGGTattcttcttctgcttcttgAATGTCAGAGGTAGCTAGACTGAAGTGCATCACGCACGGGGACTCAAGGGAGATTATAGCAATCCCATCATCAAATCGCATCAAGTCAACATGCGCACAAATGCCCTGCAAGTGTCGAGAACAGATTTCCATTCATTCTGATAGCATTTCACTGATTGTGGTAAAAACCAAGGTTAATCAGACAGCATTTCATTAATTGTGGCGTTAACTAAGATCGACCGCAGAGCAACCCGCACCTGACCTTTGTGGTATAGGTTCACAATCAGCTGATCAAAGAGTGGCTCCCGTCCCAGCAGCTCCGGGGGCAATATTGGGAACAGACATCCAGCCCCATGTTCATCAGCCGCGACAATATCATGTTCCGAAAGATTATCACCTATAAGCACTGCCTCTCGGATTGAATAACAAAGCTCATTTAGCCACGGCGGAAAATCCCCGAACCTCATTGCCTGCACGCACAGAAGATGAACATGAGCATCAGATGGCAGCACTAGACGTAATCTTTGATTCGACGGAGCTCCCCTCGCCCGCTCCTGTTTGACATCCTAAATATTTAAGTCCCAACTCTGAACTCCGAACTTGAACACGAAGAACCCCAAATTGAATCACTAATCCATTTCCTAATGAGCTCAACTACATCATTCAAATTGAAACTTTAGTTCTTCTACTAGCCATTTTCCACTTTGTGCTGCAGTTCTTTTGAGTTAGCTGAAAATTACGTCATCTATCGTATCTCTAAGCCGCAAACTCTTCTTGTTCTTCCCCCAAACCAGCTCATGATCAGATTCTTTAGGCAATTTCCCCCAAAATCTAAAATTGTCTGAGCATTTCTACCGGGAAAACAGCCGATCGATTCCTGACGAAAAGGAGTAAACAACTCTCTCTTTAAAATAGTCCAGACCTTGCAGAGAATCCCAATTCAACGCAATGGAATGAAGAACAAAAAATCAGCGAAAACCTGGTCATAGTTACAAATTGAAAAGCTTGTTCGACAAAGTAAGACCTCTagtaattaatcaatcaatccAATCAACCCAAGCTCGCCGCCGACTTAACCGAAGGTGTGCGCAATCGAAGCTCTCAAGTACCTGATTAAGCGAGCTTTCAGCGAACCATCCCTCTGCAAAACACATCCCCAAGCAAACAGCACAATCATCAATCATCACAATGAACAGGTCTACTGGCTATCTATCCATTCATATCGATTCCTCCTAACTCCATATCCAATGCAAGTAGTGCCGAAAAGGGAGGAACAGGAAAGCAAGCAACGCACCGCTCCGAATCGAGGAGAGAAGGGAGAGCTGCTGCTCGGGAGAGAGGAAGTCCCTGCAAATCCACAGCCCGCTGATTTCCTTCACTCTCTCCCACCTCGGGTTACCGCTCGCCGCTAAATCAGTGCGATGGTCGGTGACGAGGTAGGTTTCGGCTTCTGATCGGTTGCCCTCTCCGTAATTGTAGTCTTCGTCGTCCGATGAGTCTCCAAAGACCTGCCGGAGAAGGGCGGCTTCATCCTCCATCTTCTCCGCGCAGGTTTGGTCTGACCGGCGGGGAGAGATATGTATGCTTGCAGCAGCATATTTGATTTCAGTGATCAGAAAATGTGTTAATTTCAGGTTACCCCCTAAACTTTTCACCTTACCCCATTTCTTGCTATAcgtttatccttttttttaaaaaatttcgtaCTACATACATGACGAATACATATAAAATCGTAAACTACAGAAAAATTTTAGCTTCAATGATCGGTAcaatatagtaaaattaaaactaaacttatcttgaaaaataaagaacccattgaaaaaagaaacactGCGATGAAATGCAAAAAATGAACATTCTTACCATCCGTTTAAATATGAAGTACGCATCGATATTTCTACTCTCACGACAACATCCAAAAATTTAGTCAGGTACATATATGACATACGATacatttgtatatataattttatacacaaagtaatttattgatttttgtttgtttgaatttaaaaataagtgttgaaatttaatattttaaatttaagtaCTTAAATGAGAATAGTAGACAATTCTCTATTGTTAGATTTCGATTGAGAAATCTTGTCCGTACACGTAATCATATTTGCATAAGATAATTTCCTACTCATTCTTGAGGAGGGACGAAGCATATTTATAGAGATGCAAACAAATGCGATGATCACTTCCCTGGTTTAGGGACTTCACGATAGTCATCTCtacttcttcttccccttctaTGAGGCAGCTCCTCGCTTATGATGTTTCAGGggtccctcttttttttttttaatggataaTACGAATTTCATTCATAAATTATGGCGAACATATCCGGAGGAGGATAACCATCGATCATAAAATATGAATCAAAATCCGATCTAAAACTGAGTTACCCTAGATCATGGGCATGGCAGTTACCCTCACAGGGAATCCACGTACATTTCCAATCCATAAAAGAGGAAATAAGCTTACTAATATCCAAAATTAATGTCCTAATTTCCCAAAGGCAACTAGCATGACGGTGGATAGCATCAACAACCAAAAGAGAGTCGGACTCAATCCACGCCCGGCTCCATCCGTTGTCATTAGCTGTGGATATGGCAAGCAGGATTGCGCCCGCTTTCGGGGTCCTTCGTATCCTAGATTTGTTGTAAATGCCTCTGGCGTGACCAGTTAATTAATCTCGTTTAATGAATCTCTCTATGTAGATGGGTGAAATACCCGTTTTCACAAACCCATTATTGTCACCCCTAGACGCGTAGAACCCACGGGTGCGAATGGATTAGTAATACATATAGATGTATTGGTTATgtcttttattttgaaattcatgATTTGTCTAGTAATGAATCAAATGAGTGCTTTTAAATGAACATCTACGTATTATTTTGCCGCAATTGAGAGTAGTAGCACGAGGCATATGAgaacaaataaaattgagaTGAATGCTTTTAAGTGAACATCCATGACCAATTTTAACTTACAGTGTGTTTGGATAGAAGAAAAATGGAGGAAAAGAGAGGGGATAGGAAGAAAAGTTGTATGGAATTTGTAAAAACTCCCATACAAAATCCCGTCCCCtccctttcctttcccttcgGTTCCCTCCATTCATAGGGAGGTTTAGTTTTCATAAGATTTGTATCGTTGATGATAAACTAAATTTATTATGTTAGATTTTTGGGtgatgttttatttttttggatgacACCACAAGGTGTCCGCAATTTATCGATTAAGAGTAATTTTCGTTCCGACGTCACTTTGACTCTCAAGAGAGAATGATGCTTAATATCAAACATTTGTTGTTGGAAGTGAGAAATTTGGTGGCATGTAAACTTCATGGTGCAAACTTGATCATAAAACTGGAAGGGCAGGATGCTACATGGTATGAActattatccaaaaattatGCCGAGAGGTGGCCCTGGTGAAGGTACCTAATGAAATTTAGAAATACCGACACGTTTGGTAGTAATTAGCAACGGAGTTGATATAATTCATAAAGAAATGAATTGATAAGCAATATATGCGATAAGGAATGAAGGCTGAagcaattttacttatataaaaaaaattatagtttGGTAGTGTTGAATAGGGGTGTAAACGACCCGAGACATTCGCGAATGGTTCGGACTTGACTCGATGAAAGCTTGAATTCGGTTCACTCTTATAAAGCTTGAGCCCGGCTAGGCTTGAGCTCGCCAATTAAACAAGCTAAGTCGAGCTCTGTTGGCGTGGCGAGCTTATAGGAGCAGAACCAGGCTGAGCCTTCGCTAAATACAATGAGCCGTGAGCCCAAGCTGGAAGAGTTAGGCTCGCGCGAGCTTGAGCTTGAGCCCGAACTAATAAATGAGCCCAGCTCAATCATTTACACCCCTAATGTGGAATAGGTGACCGGAATAAGCGGGGaatgaatattatttttatttttattatcaaaatttgatttgtgACTTCTTATGCATGAGGaagttaattttacttttatttttttgatttgCGATTTCGgttaagtttttttatttatcttgtGAGGTCGAGGGTATTTACAGAATAGAGTATTTGATATACATTTTTGCGCCTCTCAATAATGAGAGATCCCTTGTCCATAGGATAGAATATGTTTTATATTGTTATAGTAAAGATAATGAAAGCGTATGCTCACAAGCTAcgaatttatcttttatataaatatataaatatatatacaaaatactCTTTAACTTCTCTAACTAGAGagatttttttagttttatgaCTAAAGTAGGCGAGATTATAAGATGCCATTTTTTGTGCTATTGATGGTCGAAATTTCTTCGAGTACGAGATATTTATGTCCAACATGACATCATCTGGTAAGTTGTTTTggcttttataatttatatagatataatacggcataaattttacatattttatattggTCATAatcgataaatatatatcttagACAAAGAACTCGATAAAAGAACTCTGATGAAAAATGTCACTTCTCTCAAATGATGAATTAGCATAAAATATATTCACTATTACTAATATAATATCGCACATGTAATGTTTGTAGCATAAAAGTTGTTCTTTTATGATATTAATAATGTAATATCACGTACGTATCAATCTcagtataaatatatacctTTTAAAGAACATgacagaaaaattaaataaagaattTGTCAATTTAGTCTATTGGTATTAGTTGGTTTCTTTCTCCGTCTTTGTTTTTCACCATGCCTCCTCATCTTTTCGCATTGAGAGCAAGACTTTCACCATGGCAAAGGAAACACGGGATCTCCCCACTTCTCAGAGTCACTCAATCGAAGGGAGAGAGCAGCTTCTCCATGTATTTTGGACTTGAAGCATAGGAATGGCTTTCAAGGCTGTGGGAGAGTTCTGGTTCGAGAAGGGGGAGCCTACATGCGTGCGTACGAAGACGAAGGGAGGTCGTCCGGCTCTTTTTTCCTCAAGCTTTCCAGAAATACGAGATGATGCTTTCTCTGCCTTACGGACCTCATTGGAAGAGTAGACAGACGATGATAGTACCGAAGGGGAGGATGGCCGAGGTATGGTGGTTGTTCATGAAGACAGTGTCGGCCTTGACACCTTTAGTAGCAAAAGAGGGAGGGTTAGTTATGAAGTCGAAATCTACGGTGACAAGAAAAGAGGGGTTGAGGCTGGTGGGGGAGTGTCCTTGTTGTAGGGTTAACATGGAGTTTCCACTGTCATTTTAATGCT of the Punica granatum isolate Tunisia-2019 chromosome 6, ASM765513v2, whole genome shotgun sequence genome contains:
- the LOC116211310 gene encoding alkylated DNA repair protein ALKBH8 homolog, which encodes MEDEAALLRQVFGDSSDDEDYNYGEGNRSEAETYLVTDHRTDLAASGNPRWERVKEISGLWICRDFLSPEQQLSLLSSIRSEGWFAESSLNQAMRFGDFPPWLNELCYSIREAVLIGDNLSEHDIVAADEHGAGCLFPILPPELLGREPLFDQLIVNLYHKGQGICAHVDLMRFDDGIAIISLESPCVMHFSLATSDIQEAEEEYHVHPVPSKVPVYLSPGSLVIMSGEARYGWKHEINRKPGFQVWDGQELEQKRRISLTLRKLARVE
- the LOC116211311 gene encoding translocator protein homolog, with translation MASQDLKQRIRDEPDATATAAAAADINDKASHRPGRKKAMAKRGLRSLAVAVALPLALTALDISFFGSDPASRKHLRFPPLWALHATCLVSSMLLGLSAWLVWAEGGFHRKPEALALYAAVLGLGLGWDPIVFGAGASKLGLVVALALFGSLFGCYKKFKEVSTIAGDLVKLCFAWAGFVCIVNLKLVAM